From Saimiri boliviensis isolate mSaiBol1 chromosome 20, mSaiBol1.pri, whole genome shotgun sequence:
ACACAGCACTtccagcttcacttcttcaagCACCACCATGAAGACTACCTCAGAGAGTACTCCAAGCTTCACTTCTTCAAGGAGCACCAccaagaccacctcacacagtactcccagcttccCTTCTTTAACCACAACCACAGAGACCACCACACACAGTACTTCAAGCTTCACTTCTTCAACCACCACTACCAAAACCACCTCACGCAGTACTGCCAGCTTCAGTTCTTCAACCACCACTAATGAGGCCACCTCACATAGTACAcccagcttcacttcttcaatcGCCATTACCAAGACCACCTCATACAGTACTCCCAGCTACACCTCTTTAACAGCCACCACGAAGACCACCTTACACAGTACTtccagcttcacttcttcaagCACCACCATGAAGACTACCTCAGACAGTACTCCAAGCTTCACTTCTTCAAGGAGCACCAccaagaccacctcacacagtactcccagcttccCTTCTTTAACCACAACCACAGAGACCACCACACACAGTACTTCAAGCTTCACTACTTCAACCACCACctctgagaccacctcacacagtactgcCAGGTTCAGCTCTTCAACCACAACCAccaagaccacctcacacagtacacCCAGCTTCACTTTTTCAACCAACACATCCAAGACCACCTCACAGAGTACTCCCAGCTTCACACCTTCAATAACCTCCAATGAggccacctcacacagtactctcAGCTTCACTTCTTTAACCACCACAGCCAAGACCACTTCACACAGTACTTCTAGCTTCACTTCTGCAATCACCGCCACTAAGACCACCTCACATAGTACTCCCAACTTCACTTCTTCAACTGCCACCACCAAGACTACCTCACACAGTACTAccagcttcacttcttcaatcACCACCAAGACCACCCCACGCAATACTCATAGCTTCTCTTCATCACCCACAACCACAGAGACCatctcacacagtactcccagcttaACCTCTTCAACCACAACCAccgagaccacctcacacagtactcccagcttcacttcttcaacAGCCGCCACTGAGACCACGTCTCACAGTACTGCCAGCTTCAGTTCTTCAACCACCCCCAGTGAGACTACCGCACATAGTATTGCCAGCTTAACTTcttcaaccaccaccaccacctcacacagtactcccagcttcacctctttAACTACCATCATCAAGACCACCTTACACAGTACTtccagcttcacttcttcaacCACCACCATGAAGACCAACTCAGACAATACCcccagcttcacttcttcagTCACCACCAAGACCACCTCACGCAGTACTACTCACAGCTCCGTTTCTTCTACTACCAGCATCAAGACCACCTCAGACAGTACTCCTAGCTTCATGCCTTCAGCCATGACCACCAAGACCACGTCACACAGTACACCCAGCTACACATTTTCAACCACCAACAGTGAGGCTACCTCACACAACACTTCCAGCTTCACCTTTTCAATCACCACCAGTGAGACCACCTCCCACCGTACTcccagttttacttcttccacCACaaccactgagatcacatcacagagtactcccagcttcacctccTCAATCACCACCACTGAAACCACCTCACATAGTACTCCCAACTTTATCTCTTCAACCACGACTACCAAGATGACCTCACATAGTACAcccagcttcacttcttcaacCGCCACTCCCGGGAGTACCTCACACAGTATTCCCAGCATCACCTCTTCAATCACCACTACCCAAACCACCTCAAACAGTATTCCTACCTTCTCTTCTTTAGCCACAAACACAGAGATCACCTCACAGAGTACTGccagcttcacttcttcaacCACCAGCACTGACACCACcgcacacagtactcccagcttcacctcttcaacCACAACCACCAAGGTTACATCACACAGTACACCCAGCTTCAGTTCTTTAACCAACACTACTGAAACCAGCAAAAGCAGTACTCCTAGCTTCACCTTTTCAACAACCACTAccgagaccacctcacacagtactcacAACTTCACTTCtttaaccaccaccaccaccaagaacacctcacacagtactcccaggtTCTCTTCAGCCACAACCACAGAGACTACTTCACACAATACTTCCAGCTTCGCCTTATCAACCACAACCACCAAGACCATCTTACATGGTACAcccagcttcacttcttcaacCACCACTACTGACACTACCTCACACACTGCCAGTTTCAGTTCTTCAACCCCCACCGATGACAGCACCTCACATAGCACTCCCAGCTTTACCTCTTCAACCACAACCAccaagaccacctcacacagtacacccagcttcacttcttcaaaCACTACTACCGAGACCACCTCACACGGTACTCTCAGTTTCACTTCTTCAACTCTCTACTCCAAAGTCAGCACATCCAGAAGTGCCATCACTTCACCTCCCACTGCCTTTGAGACTGGGGTGACTTCCACAGCTGTAAACAAACCTATGCAGAGATCAGATTACCTGATCAGAATGCTAATACCTCTCACTCCCTCATCTTTGGACACCAGCACTTCATTGACtacacagtactcccagcttccCTTTACACCCACTGATGTCACTACTTCACCATCCCCAACACACATTATTTGGTCTTCTCCCTCCATCCATAATAGAGAAACCTCATCCCTTGTGGGCACAATCTCTCCCACCATTTCCACTGTGAGAATGACCCTCAGAATTACTGAAAACACCCCAATCAGTTCCCTTAGTACAAGCATTCTGGTTACACCTGAAACCCCAACACATACCCCTCCTGTACTGACCTCTGCCACCGGGACACAAACATCTCCTGTACCTACTACTCTCACCTTTGGAAGCACGGATTTCTCCAGGTCCACTCTTCGTACTCTTACCCCATCAACAACCTTGAGCACGATCATGTCAACATCAGAGGTGCCTGTTACTAGCACACATTCATCCACTCTTAAAACAACTCTTTCAACCCTCTCAGTGCAAACTTCACACATGTCTCCAAGTGAGTCTACTACAGAATCTTTCACTAGGGGAAGTACATCTACAAATGCAATCTTGACTCCTTTTAGTACCATCATCTGGTCCTCAACACCTACTACCATAATGTCATTTACTCCGTCTTCCGCCAGCATAACTCCAGCGTTCTCCACTACCACTCATTCTGCCCCTTCTTCACCACACATTTTCAGCACAGAAAATGTCAGTTCCTCTTCTGTCACAGCCTTTCctactctctcttcctctgcaaCTACCAGCACTTCTCCAACCAGCTCCTCTCCGACCACAACTCTCACCGAAATAACCCCCTTTTCTTACATTTCTCTTCCCTCCACCACAACCTGTCCAGAAACTATAACAATTACAATAGTCCCCGCCTCTCCCACTGATCCGTGTGTTGAAATAGATCCCAGCACTCAAGCTACTTCCACCACCACCCCATTAGCCGTCTTTCCCTTTACTACCGAAATGGTCACCAGTCCCAGCTCCATCAGTCTGCGAACTGCCCTTCCTACACATATGGACACTTCTTCCGTGACTCCAGAAAGTTTGCCCAGCATCACAACCAATGCTTCCAGTTCCACTGGCACTGGGACTATAGCCACGAACACAGTTTTCACAAGTACTCAAATGCCCACCAGTGAGACCTGGCTGAGCACCAGCtccgtgatccccccacctcttCCTGGAGTCTCTACCATCCCACTCACCACGAAACCAAGCACTAGCCTTCCGACTGTCCTGAGGACTTCAAGCAAGTCAACTCGCTCCTCCGCACACACCACCAGGACTTCAGAGACACCAGTGGCCACCACCCAGACTCCTACCACCCTTACGTCACGCAGGACAACTCCCGTCACTTCCCAGATGACCACACAGTCAAGGTTGACCACCACTGCAGGTTGGACCTTCtacctccctcttctccctcctccctcccctgcaaAATTCCTGTGCCACTGAGGTCAGGCTGTATCCTGACCTTCCCTTTCTTCCCGTGTTTCCCAGGCACCTGTGACAATGGTGGAACCTGGGAACAGGGCCAGTGTGTTTGCCGTCCAGGGTTCTCTGGGGACCGCTGTCAGCTCCAGAGCACATGCCAGAATGGGGGTCGTTGGGATGGCCTCAAGTGCCAGTGTCCCAGCACCTTCTATGGCTCCCGTTGTGAGTCTGCTGTGGAACAGGTGGATGTAGGTGAGTCGCCAGAGCTATGCCTTCTACACTTCCCCAGCCTTATCCATGAGTATGACCTGGAGGCACCCATGCCGTTTTGCCCAATCCTTCCCTTCCTGCCATCTCTCCCATGCCCTCTGCTGCCCTGTGTTGTGCTCCTCTCTCCTCACCCTTAAGAGATGGCTAGGAACCACATTCCTTCCTAAGTCCATTTCTTGACTTGGGTTGCTTGGATATATATCCGTTTCCAACTGTGGCTGTACCAACACACACAAACCTGGCTGCTGAAACGACACGACATTACCATGTTACAATTCTGTAGATCAGAAGTCCGATGCGTGTGTCACTGGGCTGAAATCCAGGCATCACCGGGGCTGTGTTCTCTTCCAGAGGCTCCAGGGACGCATCCATTTCCTTGCCCTTTGCAGCCTCTGGATCCTCCCATGTTGCGTGTGCCGGGGTCCCCGGCTCCATCTTCCAAGCCAGCAAGGCTGCATCCCTCTAGGGCTTTCTCCCATAGCGTCATCTCACTCTGATGGACTCTGGGCTCCGCTATTGCTTCTTCCACTGTTAAGGACTCTGTAAGGACTTCGGCTCCTCCCCAAATAGttcatgttaatttttacaaGATCAACTGATTAGGCCAGGTGTGTGGCtcacgcttctaatcccagcactttgggaggttgaggtgggcagattgcctgaggtcaggagttcgagactagcctggccaacatggtgaagctctaTCTCTTCcataaattctaaaattagttaggcatgatggtaggttcctgtaatcctcactactcaggtggctgaggcaggagaatcacttgaacccaggaggcaggggttgcagtaagctgagatttcactgctgcactccagcctggaccactgagtgagagtgagactctgtctcaaaagaaaaagaatcacggctgggcgcggtggctcaagcctgtaatcccagcactttgggaggccgaggcgggtggatcacgaggtcaagagatcgagaccatcctggtcaacatggtgaaaccccgtctctactaaaaatacaaaaaattagctgggcatggtggcgcgtgcctgtaatcccagctactcaggaggctgaggcaggagaattgcctgaacccaggaggcggaggttgcagtgagccgagatcgcgccattgcactccggcctgggtaacaagagcgaaactccgtctcaaaaaaaaaaaaaaaaaaaaaagaatcagctaaTTGtgttgtaatccctgcactttggaaggactaggagggaggatcttttgaggccAGGACATCAAGACCTCATGCAACActctgagaccccatctctataaaaaataataataataaaaaattagctgggcatgatgtcatgtgcctgtggtcccagcaacttgggatgctgaggtgggaggatcacttgagcctggaaattcaagactgcagtgagctatgatcccactgttgtactccagcctggatgacaaaatgagaccctatctcaccAATAAAAAAGAGTTAGGCTGATTAGCAATCGAATTCCATCTGCACCTTGATCCTCCTTGTCATGTAGTATAGCATACTCAcagttctggggattaggacacagacacccGCCCACCGCGGGGGTAGCTGGGAGGGACCACAGGAGCATCACTGTGTTCCTCTCATCTCCTCAcaatccttctttccttccttccttcctgttttccttccctccttccttccttttccttccttccttccttctctcttcctttcttcctttccttctttctgacagagtcttgctctgtcaccaggcttgagtgtagtggtgccatctcggctcactgcaacctccaccttccagtttcaagcgattctcctgcctcagcctcccgaggcaCAATGCATCCTTGAATTCCTACCTCTGTTTCTGCCTCTGTGCATGAGTCCTCAGGGATCTTGGagaggagcagcaggaggagccTGTGGGTtggggggaggtggtggtggtggtggtggcatcAGACAAAACCAGACAGAGTAGTGACTACGGACATGCATGCTGTGTGCAGACTCAGTGGAGACCGAGGTGACCATGGAAGTGTCTGTCGACCAGGAGTTCTCCTCCGACCTCAATGACAACACTTCCCAGGCCTACAGGGATTTCAACAACACCTTCTGGAATCAGGTAAGGGGTAGGGGGAGGGGAATTTAAGGTTCTCCCCTGGGTGTGAGGTTGGGCATATGGGTGCCCTCAGGCCCTCAAGTTCAAGACATGAGCCCTGGGGTCTTTGGCGTTCCAGATGCAGAAGATTTACGCAGATGTGCAGGGCTTCACCTTCAAGGGTGTGGAGATCCTGTCCCTGAGGTAGGAGACCCATCTGGGGATGTGGAGGCGGCATTGGGTGGGGGAAATGTGTGCACAGAAAGAACCCATTCCTTGCTTTTGTAATCATCAGATTTTATAAAGAGAGTGGTGGAGGGGGCTGGAGGGGGTACACAAGGAATCACTCCTTGGGGTATTTTTTCAGATCGTTTTCTGGGGCTATTTCTCTGGAGGCGCCTCTCTTCTTTAGCACGCTGGAAGGAGAGAAGTTACAGGGACATGTGGGAAGGTGGTGTTTGGATTGGTGACTTCGTCTCTCTCTGCCTTGCCCCCTGCTCTGCTGGGTGGGTCAgcattagagagagagagaaagaaagaagaagacagagaggaagagagagtgcaTCCAGGGGCACCTGGTGGACGATGGCGTGATACAACACAAAGAGAACGTCAGGCTGGATGTCagggctcacacttgcaatcctagcactttgggagggctaggtgggtggatcgcctgagagcagttcaagagcagcctagacaacatggtgagaacccatctgtacaataataacaatagtaataatgataacaaaatgattagccaggcttggtagtgcATATCTGTAAtttcagatacttgggaggctgaggtgggaggatcacttgagcccaggagttagaggctgcagtcagctataattttaacactgcactccagcttggacgacagagcaagactttgtctctaaaacacacacacacacacacacacacacacacacagagagagagagagagagagagagagaaggggagggggagagagagagagagagagagagggagaaggagagggagagaggaagtctATCATGTCAAACATTCCTTGTCCTGCTTTCCTGGGCTGACCAAGTCAGGAATGCTGGCAGCCCCTTCTGAAAATGTTGCATGTGGCATCCTTACTCATGACCTCTgccccctttccccttcctggtGCACTTCGGGTTGGTTCTCGAGGTGCCCTTCCAAAATCCATGTGCCCTGGCTGTGGCACTTTCTAAGGCTGCGGACCCCTCAGGAATGGCAGCATCGTGGTGGACTACCTGGTTCTGCTGGAGATGCCCTTCAGCCCGCAACTGGAGAATGAGTACGAGAAGGTGAAGACTGCGTTGAAGGAGGGGCTGCAGAACGCCAGCCAGGATGTGGACAGCTGCCAGGACTCCCAGAGTGAGCCCgggctggagggaggggccaGGGCCAGAGCTGCTATCCCAGCCCACTCCAGCTCAGCCAGGGGGCCTCTGGGCTCAGACACCAGCCCTGTGGCACCTCTGGCAGGTTGGAAGAAGGGGCACGAGTCCACACACTACAGCATCAAGGGTGGGGCTAGGGAGGGTCTCCCCAGGACCTGGGTGCTGGGGAAGAGACCCCCCCTGCACATGATGCTCAGCGTTTCCCGGATGGTTGAAGACCTCTGATTATTCAGGGGAGATGAGGGAGGGAACAGGAGTCTTCCCTTGTGTCCACTCCACACTCCTCCAGAGGGAGAGAGCCCTTGCTGCCCTCCCTGTGCCTGTCCTGATTTCTGGCCCTAACCCCTTGATCTTAACCCCTTGACCTGCCCCTCCCATTCCATCTGTGCCTGTGATCCCGCAGCCCTGTGCTTTAAGCCTGACTCCATCAAGGTGAACAACGACAGCAGGACAGAGCTGACTCCGAAAGGTGAGGGTGGGGTGAAGGGCTGAGTGGTCTTCCGTGGCCATGACCCCTGGCACCAGGGACATTTGCCCGTTGAAgctggggggcagggagaggccTTCGACGGAGGTAAGTGATGTGACCCAGGGCAGCCCTTCCTGCGCTGCTTACTGGCTTCCACCTGAGGACAGCAGGGGTCACGAGGAGAGGGTGAGGGTGCTGGGGCTGGCCTCCCCTCACCTAATCCCAGGGTCTACCCCACGGCACCCCACCCGGAAATGGAGTCCTGGTCGCCCATTTTCAGAGGCACCATAATCAGGACCCTGGATAGAATGGATGAGGTCCTTGACTCTCTGCaaccccctccccaaccccctagCCATCTGCCGCCGCACCGCTCCCGAAGGCTATGAGGAATTCTACTTTCCCTTGGTGGAGGCGACCCGGCTCCGCTGCGTCACCAAATGTACGTCGGGCGTAGACGACGCCATCGACTGTCACCAGGGCCAGTGCATTCTGGAGAGGAGCGGTCCCACTTGTCGGTGAGGCCCCGCCCACCATCAGCTTCGCCTGAGCCCCGCCCACTCATTCCAGGATGAAACCCCGCCCCATGCCCCGCTCCGGCTCCGCCCCCAGGCCCTAGGGTGGAGCCCTGTCTTCAGAGTCCCGCCCAAGCCCCGCCCTCTTCCTCCGAGGGTGGAGCCCTGCCCCCAAGCCCCGCCCGAAAGCCGCAGGGTGGGACTCTGCCCCCTTGTTTTAGGGTGGAACCGGTGTCACCCGCTCACAGTAAGGTGCAGCCCCACGTCCTTGTTCTAGAATGGAGGCGCGCCCCTCACCTCACGGTGGTCCCCCGCCCCCCTGCCCTAGGGTGGAGCCCAGCCCACTCTCAACCGTAGTGGGGTGAAACCCCGCCCCTTGTTCTGGGTTGAAGGCCCGCCCCCTTGCTCCAGTGTGGAACTTCGCCCCCTCGTTCCAGGGTAGAGCCCCGCCCTTTGTCTAGGGTGGATTCCCCCCTTTTTCCTAGGCTGGAACCTCTCCTGCCCTAGGGTGGAGCCCCGCCCCTCTCCCGCCCCCGCGGGGCCCAGGGGCACAGGTAGATCCCGAGCCCGGAGGTGAAGAGGGTCTCACCTTGCGCCCTTCCGCAGCTGCTTCTCCACGGACACGCACTGGTTCTCTGGCCCACGCTGCGAGGTGGCCGTCCACTGGAGGGCGCTGGTCGGGGGCCTGGCGGCGGGCGCcgctctgctgctgctgctgctgctggcgcTGGGCGCCCGGGCGGTGCGCTCCCGAGGAGGGGGCGGCCAGGGCCGAGGCCGGTGAGCGCGCCGGGTGGGGGTGGACCCGGGGGGCGAGGGTGGCCGAGGGGCCCAGGCAGGCCGGCCCTGCCTGACCCCTCGCCGGCCCCAACTAGGTCCTGGGACCAGGACAGGAAATGGTTCGAGATCTGGGATGAGGAAGTCGTGGGCACTTTTTCAAACTTGGGCTTCGAGGAAGACGACAGAACAGGTGAGTCCTGCCTCCCGGGGGAAGCGGCCAGGGGCTTTCCTGGGCACCACTGGGGGACAGatgccctccctgccttcctccaatctcctccttccccttctctcttccttcctctccccttctctctctctctagacaAGGATAAAAATTTCTATGTGGACTTGGAGAACGTGGACACCACCATGAAGGTGAGGGGCTAAGGTGGTGGGCCCGAGGAACTCTCCCCGCCGCCATTCCAGATTCCCTCCCCAAGCCCCACCAGCGCAGGGAGGGGGCTGGGCTGGCAGCAGCAGTGACCTCCCACACAAGTGGCTCCCTGTTCCAGTCCCGCACTGTCACTCTGCGACAGGTGCACATCAAGAAACCAGAGATGACCTCGTCCTCAGTGTGAGCCCTGCAGCGGCCCCTCACCACCCACTCCACCCTGCCCGGGACACAGGGTCCGCACTGCGTCCATTTCAAGAGGTGGCCCCAGGATGCGTGCAGCCCAGGCTCCTGCTGTTCTTGGGCACAATGAGACTATTCCCACAAATCACATCTCTTTCCAACTTGGCTGAAATACACCTGGAAACCCAGTTCACCTCTAGGCTCTTCCACTGTGGAAACTTGGGCAAGTCAGTAAggagcctgtttcctcacctgaaaaatgGGTACAACATTCCTGTACATAGTCCTCACCGGGTTGTGAAAACCACATGTGCTTGGACTTGGTCAATTCTCAGCCTTACTCTGCCCTCCCGTCTCTGCCCTCATGTTTCCATTGCTTCTCTAGGATCCTCCAATCCTCTTGTCCTTCACCTGGTTCCTATTTTCCCTTTCAATTCCCTACTGCCTGTTTCTTaccttgaacctggaggcagccTGCAGCCcatcccctctcctgccctctccaGATCGGACTCCCTGCTGCGTCCTTGTTATATTGTCCCCTTCTGAGCCTGTTCCTTCATCTGTCCTGTCCCCCTGTCCCCAGCCCTaaatcctccctcctctcccacaccccagtccctggcaatGTCTAGATAGCCTCTGTGTCTTAGGATACCCCAGCTGCTGTTCCGCCCATCACCCCACCACCCTATTCTCcattctccatctctctctctcaccctggGGCCccgtgggtgggggcagggcataAGTTCCCCAGTCCCCAAGGAAAGGCAGCCCCCTCATCCCCTCCTCCTCATTCCCCTAGACCTCCCGCCCCTCCCGCCCAgacctctctcccctcctccctggaTACTGCCTTTTCCcatcccctccctttccctcctcccccttTTCTCCCCGGTGTCACCTCAACTCCTGCGGTAACTCTGAGCCCTGAAATCTTCAATCTCCTTGGCCAGGAAGATCTGCTTTGGGGACAGGAGGTCGGCACATCTCCAGGTCTCCATGTGAACACAATATAGAGTTGATTGGAAAAGAAGCTGCTCTCGGTCTCTCTTCCTTTCACCTGGAAGTTGTCTCCACTTGATTGGAGAACAGGGATTTCCAGAGATGGCGCTGCAGGAGGATGCTGGGAGCACCCGAGTCtcccagggaggaaggagggggtcTGTGGGTCCCCTTGGGGGCCATGACATTCCTCATGAAAACAGGTTGGTGGGAACCCATTTTGTTGGGGAGTGGCTTGGGGCCCCCTGGGTTTTGTCATCtgtgctccccccacccccctcgAGACCCCTGGTGCTGGGTCAGGGAGGGGGGTGGCCCTGGGGCTAGGGCCAGCTGGTTCAGCTAGCTTTTGCAAGGACGGGTAAAGCTGGGCCTCCCCAACGATCTCTCGAGCCACCTCCCACAAGACCCCAAACCCTGATAGTCAATGCACACAGCAGAGCCTGTCCATGCTGGCATGGGGCCCTTCTGTTCCTGCTGTCTCGGGCAGTCAGGAGCCTGAGGAGCTGAGGGTGATCAGGACTACCCTGTCCCCTTGGCTGTTTGGGTGTGGGCCTGGGAGAGGCCCCTGTGATCTTTGCCCTGGGCAGTGGCCCATCATGACCTTTCATCACCTCTGTCTCTGGGCAGGGTGGAGTCCAAGGCCATAAAGTCTCAGGAATGAACGGGCATGCCGACCAGGAGAAGGGCCGGAATCGGGACATTTGGAAAGGACCATGTTGAGGCGGGGGATGGGGCGGGATGGCTGGAAGAGAGAGGGGCTTCTCAGGGTGGGAGTGGAGGGTCCTTCACTTGGTCTAGGCTGTTGCCAGCTGCCCCTTCTGCGGTTTTGAACTTCTCCCTCCATGCTGACCTGCTCCCCGGGGCTTCTTGCCCCCACCCCCTGGCACCCGTGGTGTACTCTCACCTCTAGCCTGCACCCCTCCCTCCTGCGGGGCTCCACCCGCAGTGACTCTGACTTCCGCTGAGAGACGGACCCCGGCTCAGGGCGGTCACTGCCCCAGGACTTATAAGGGAGGAGGGTGGACAGGCTGCCCTTTGTTTAACTCCTTGTGGTCACCACCCGTCATTCACCTAAAGTCATCACCTCACCTCTACCCTGGGACAGGCACTGCCCTTCTTTAAGGCAAAAGTCTCTGGGGCCTTTTTATATACAGCTGATCCCTTCCTGGGAGGCTCTCATTTcttggccttcttttttttttaattgcattttaggttttggggtacatttgaagaacatgcaagatagttgcataggtacacacgtggcagtgtgatttactgccttccttcccttcacctatatctggcatttctccccatgctgtctctccccacctccccaccccccactgtccctcccctatttccccccaacagaccccagtgtgtagtgctccctttcctgtgtccatgtgtttttattgttcaacacccgcctatgagtgagaacatgtttgattttctgcttttgtgtcggtttgctgagaatgatggtttccaggttcatccatgtccctacaaaggacatgaactcatcatttttgatggctgcataatattccatggtgtttatgtgccacattttccctgtccagtctatcatcgatgggcatttgggttggttccaggtctttgctattgtaaacagtgctgcaatgaacattcgtgtccttatagtagaaccatttataatcctttgggtatatacccaataatgggattgctgggtcaaatggaatttctatttctgggtccttaaggaatcgccacactgtcttccacaatggttgaactaatttacactcccaccaacagtgtaagagtgttcctatttctccacatcctctccagcatctgttgtctccagattttttaatgatcgccattctaactggtgtgagatggtatctcaatgtggttttgatttgcatttctctaatgaccagtgatgatgagcattttttcatatgtttgttggcttcatgtatatcttcttttgtaaaatgtctgttcatatccttcgtccacttttgaatgggcttgtttgttttttcttgtagatctgttttagttctttgtaaattctggatatcagccctttgtcagatgggtagactgcaaaagttttttcccattctgttggttgttgattcactctaatgactgtttcttttgctgtgcagaagctgtggagtttgattaggtcccatttgtctattttggcttttgttgccaatgcccttggtgttttggtcatgaagtccttgcctacgcctatgtcctgaatggttttacctagattttcttctagggcttttatggtgttaagtcttatgtttaagtctttaatccttctggagttaattttagtgtaaggtatcaggaaggaatccagtttctgcttcctgcacatggctagccagttttcccaacatatttattaaacagggaatcctttccccattgcttgtttttgtcaggtttgtcaaagatcggatggttgtagatatattgtTTTgactctgaggcctctgttctgttccattggtctctatctctgttttggtaccagtaccatg
This genomic window contains:
- the LOC101043547 gene encoding mucin-3A-like, whose amino-acid sequence is MTHSIPGFNSLITTTNSTSQITPWFSSPTTTTTTKTSSFSTLSFTSLTTTTKPTSHSTPSFTSSVATTKTTSHSTPSFTSSTTTANTNSHSTPSFTSLTTTTKTTSHSTPSFPSSTTTTTATTTTTTTTTKTTSHSTPSFISLTTTIKTTSDSTPSFTSSITTKTTLHSTHSFISSTTSTKTTSDSTPRFTTSVTNTNTTSHSTPSFSSSTTTTETTSHSTPSLTSSTTTTETTSHSTPSFTSSTTTTKTTSRSIASFSSSTTTNEAISHSIPSFTSSIATTKTTSHSTPSYTSLTATTKTTLHSTSSFTSSSTTMKTTSESTPSFTSSRSTTKTTSHSTPSFPSLTTTTETTTHSTSSFTSSTTTTKTTSRSTASFSSSTTTNEATSHSTPSFTSSIAITKTTSYSTPSYTSLTATTKTTLHSTSSFTSSSTTMKTTSDSTPSFTSSRSTTKTTSHSTPSFPSLTTTTETTTHSTSSFTTSTTTSETTSHSTASFTFSITTSETTSHRTPSFTSSTTTTEITSQSTPSFTSSITTTETTSHSTPNFISSTTTTKSTSHSTPSFTSSTTTTKTTSHSTPSFTSSNTTTETTSHGTLSFTSSTLYSKVSTSRSAITSPPTAFETGVTSTAVNKPMQRSDYLIRMLIPLTPSSLDTSTSLTTQYSQLPFTPTDVTTSPSPTHIIWSSPSIHNRETSSLVGTISPTISTVRMTLRITENTPISSLSTSILVTPETPTHTPPVLTSATGTQTSPVPTTLTFGSTDFSRSTLRTLTPSTTLSTIMSTSEVPVTSTHSSTLKTTLSTLSVQTSHMSPSESTTESFTRGSTSTNAILTPFSTIIWSSTPTTIMSFTPSSASITPAFSTTTHSAPSSPHIFSTENVSSSSVTAFPTLSSSATTSTSPTSSSPTTTLTEITPFSYISLPSTTTCPETITITIVPASPTDPCVEIDPSTQATSTTTPLAVFPFTTEMVTSPSSISLRTALPTHMDTSSVTPESLPSITTNASSSTGTGTIATNTVFTSTQMPTSETWLSTSSVIPPPLPGVSTIPLTTKPSTSLPTVLRTSSKSTRSSAHTTRTSETPVATTQTPTTLTSRRTTPVTSQMTTQSRLTTTAGTCDNGGTWEQGQCVCRPGFSGDRCQLQSTCQNGGRWDGLKCQCPSTFYGSRCESAVEQVDVDSVETEVTMEVSVDQEFSSDLNDNTSQAYRDFNNTFWNQMQKIYADVQGFTFKGVEILSLRNGSIVVDYLVLLEMPFSPQLENEYEKVKTALKEGLQNASQDVDSCQDSQTLCFKPDSIKVNNDSRTELTPKAICRRTAPEGYEEFYFPLVEATRLRCVTKCTSGVDDAIDCHQGQCILERSGPTCRCFSTDTHWFSGPRCEVAVHWRALVGGLAAGAALLLLLLLALGARAVRSRGGGGQGRGRSWDQDRKWFEIWDEEVVGTFSNLGFEEDDRTDKDKNFYVDLENVDTTMKVHIKKPEMTSSSV